In Anaerobacillus isosaccharinicus, one genomic interval encodes:
- a CDS encoding EAL domain-containing protein, whose amino-acid sequence MENCQKCSRAIDIYDQGILELQSIQPIITAIKNRLSTLKIPNESTNIQVKFQYSTVEDLILFLQEIEELFNSETKNKLLCQAKSPEVDVEGVTIPFTELVERVKNRDLLNVINDQLFTSFLQPVVSLETLGVYGYEFLLRPDSDQITFNPGELFSFSKRAGLQSLLDGQARLSSIETSSKLLQKGIKRFINFLPSSIYDPNHCLKSTFSAVEKYEVDPKDLVFEVVETEKIKDVGHLKNIFDVYKKHGMKVALDDLGAGYATLEVLKELRPNFAKIDRSIIDFCDRDTDKQGKISNIVEIANDYNIILLAEGIERKEEAQFCKSIGIPLAQGYFFARPAPVPLSDSRLTNLSL is encoded by the coding sequence ATGGAAAATTGTCAAAAGTGTTCAAGAGCAATTGATATTTATGACCAAGGAATTCTTGAGTTGCAATCTATACAACCGATTATTACCGCGATTAAAAATAGGCTCTCTACTTTAAAAATCCCCAATGAAAGTACTAACATTCAAGTTAAATTTCAGTACTCAACAGTAGAGGATTTGATTTTATTTCTGCAAGAAATTGAAGAATTATTTAATAGCGAAACGAAAAATAAATTGCTTTGTCAGGCAAAGTCACCTGAAGTTGATGTTGAAGGGGTCACGATCCCATTCACTGAATTAGTTGAACGGGTGAAGAATAGAGACCTATTGAATGTCATCAATGACCAACTTTTTACTAGCTTTCTTCAACCAGTTGTCTCTCTAGAAACGTTAGGGGTATACGGTTACGAGTTTTTACTGAGGCCAGACTCCGACCAGATAACGTTTAATCCTGGAGAATTATTTTCGTTTTCCAAAAGAGCTGGTCTACAGTCATTGCTCGACGGCCAGGCTAGACTTTCCTCTATCGAAACAAGTTCAAAGTTGCTACAAAAAGGTATAAAGAGATTTATAAATTTTTTACCATCATCAATCTATGACCCAAATCATTGTTTAAAAAGTACATTTTCTGCTGTTGAAAAGTATGAAGTAGATCCTAAGGATTTAGTTTTTGAGGTTGTTGAAACAGAAAAAATTAAGGACGTGGGACATTTAAAAAACATTTTTGACGTGTATAAAAAGCATGGAATGAAAGTTGCTTTAGATGACTTAGGTGCTGGATATGCGACACTAGAAGTTTTAAAGGAATTAAGGCCGAATTTCGCAAAAATTGATCGTTCCATCATTGATTTCTGTGACAGAGATACGGATAAACAGGGGAAAATTAGTAATATTGTTGAAATTGCTAATGATTATAATATTATCCTTCTTGCTGAGGGAATTGAACGAAAAGAGGAAGCACAATTTTGTAAAAGTATTGGAATTCCACTAGCTCAAGGTTACTTTTTTGCCCGTCCAGCACCAGTTCCTTTAAGCGATTCGAGACTTACAAATTTAAGCCTATAA
- the meaB gene encoding methylmalonyl Co-A mutase-associated GTPase MeaB produces the protein MDKEGNAPRRKRVLEADDFVKGVLENNRAILAQTITLVESNAEKHFYLAQKVISELLPYTGKSIRIGITGVPGAGKSTLIEAFGSYLCDLGHRVAVLAVDPSSQISKGSILGDKTRMEQLGRNKNAFVRPTPAGGTLGGVARKSRETMLVCEAAGYDVIIVETVGVGQSEITVRSMVDLFIVLMLTGAGDELQGMKKGILELADAIFINKADGNNKLKALTTKEEYNQILHYIPPATKGWETKAYTCSALNGEGIDTIWDVVGNYVEHTKRNDTFYVRRQEQLFLWLRETLQSQLLNRFYDHPNIKNTLPDYKQQIEEGRMTVTIAAQKLLEEYDKHK, from the coding sequence ATGGATAAAGAAGGGAATGCTCCCAGACGTAAGAGAGTATTAGAGGCTGATGATTTTGTGAAAGGTGTATTAGAAAACAATAGGGCGATTTTGGCTCAGACAATTACCCTGGTTGAAAGTAATGCTGAGAAACACTTTTATTTGGCTCAAAAAGTAATCAGTGAATTATTACCTTACACAGGAAAGTCGATCCGGATCGGGATTACCGGTGTACCTGGTGCGGGGAAAAGTACGTTGATTGAAGCTTTTGGAAGCTACTTATGTGATTTAGGACATAGAGTGGCAGTTCTTGCAGTTGACCCGAGTAGTCAGATCTCTAAAGGGAGCATTCTTGGTGATAAAACAAGGATGGAGCAATTAGGGAGAAATAAAAATGCTTTTGTCAGGCCAACTCCTGCAGGAGGAACACTCGGGGGTGTAGCCAGAAAGAGTCGAGAAACAATGCTCGTTTGTGAGGCAGCAGGGTATGACGTCATTATTGTAGAGACTGTTGGTGTAGGACAAAGCGAAATAACTGTTAGGTCGATGGTTGACCTATTTATTGTTTTAATGTTAACAGGTGCTGGCGATGAGCTCCAAGGAATGAAAAAAGGAATTTTAGAGTTGGCAGACGCTATTTTTATAAATAAAGCTGATGGAAATAACAAGTTGAAAGCTTTAACTACTAAGGAAGAATACAATCAAATTCTTCATTACATCCCACCTGCCACAAAAGGATGGGAAACAAAGGCATATACTTGCTCAGCATTAAATGGAGAAGGAATAGATACTATTTGGGATGTTGTTGGTAACTATGTTGAACATACAAAAAGGAACGATACATTTTATGTACGTAGACAAGAACAATTGTTTTTATGGCTACGTGAAACGCTCCAATCTCAGCTTTTAAACCGTTTTTACGACCACCCTAACATAAAAAATACCTTGCCCGATTATAAACAACAAATCGAAGAAGGTAGAATGACAGTTACTATAGCCGCACAAAAGCTGTTAGAAGAATACGATAAACATAAATAA
- the scpA gene encoding methylmalonyl-CoA mutase, translated as MNNPDFTKIAFKKGSTNTEQQKPTPSRQLAFRTLEQIYVKPLYSNEDTEGMEHLDYVSGIPPFLRGPYPAMYKSRPWTVRQYAGFSTAEESNAFYRRNLAAGQKGLSIAFDLATHRGYDSDHPRVVGDVGKAGVAVDSILDMKILFDGIPLDKMSVSMTMNGAVLPVLAFYIVAAEEQGVSQDQLTGTIQNDILKEYMVRNTYIYPPKPSMKAIADIFEYTSKHMPKFNSISISGYHMQEAGATADIELGYTLADGLEYVRTGMEAGLDIDAFAPRLSFFWAIGMNYFMEVAKMRAARLLWAKLLKQFNPKSEKSLALRTHSQTSGWSLTEQDPFNNVARTCLEALAATLGHTQSLHTNALDEAIALPTDFSARIARNTQLFLQDETGICNVLDPWGGSYYVESLTKELAEKAWGHIQEVEKLGGMAKAIETGLPKMRIEEAAARRQAHIDSKKETIIGVNKYRLDQEDPIEILNIDNSAVREAQIKRLEELRNNRDEEKVNGALQAITTAAETGEGNLLALAIEAARARASLGEISDAYEKVVGRHKAVIRSISGVYRAEFAEEEQIDLVRKKADEFAENEGRRPRIMITKLGQDGHDRGAKVIATAFADLGFDVDIGPLFQTPEEAAIQAVENDVHVIGMSSLAAGHRTLLPEIVKELKKLGREDILVIIGGVIPSQDYEFLYEQGAAAIFGPGTVIPVAALKVLEKITEQI; from the coding sequence ATGAATAATCCTGATTTTACAAAGATTGCATTTAAAAAGGGATCAACTAATACTGAACAACAAAAACCTACTCCTTCAAGACAACTAGCATTTCGGACATTAGAGCAAATTTATGTTAAACCTCTTTATTCAAATGAAGATACAGAAGGAATGGAGCATCTTGATTATGTTTCTGGAATTCCTCCATTTTTACGTGGACCATACCCTGCGATGTATAAATCAAGGCCTTGGACCGTTCGACAATACGCGGGCTTTTCTACGGCCGAAGAAAGCAATGCATTTTACCGCCGGAATTTAGCTGCGGGACAAAAAGGGCTTTCAATCGCCTTTGATTTAGCCACGCATCGTGGATATGACTCAGATCATCCCCGTGTTGTAGGCGATGTAGGAAAAGCTGGTGTAGCAGTTGATTCAATTTTAGACATGAAAATTTTATTTGACGGGATCCCCCTTGATAAAATGAGTGTTTCCATGACAATGAATGGTGCTGTTTTACCTGTTTTGGCTTTTTACATTGTTGCTGCAGAAGAACAAGGGGTTAGTCAAGATCAGTTAACAGGGACGATTCAAAATGATATTTTAAAAGAGTACATGGTAAGAAATACGTACATTTACCCTCCAAAACCTTCGATGAAGGCAATTGCTGATATTTTTGAATATACATCTAAGCACATGCCAAAATTTAATAGTATCAGTATTTCTGGCTATCATATGCAAGAAGCAGGGGCAACGGCGGATATAGAACTCGGCTACACGTTAGCAGACGGACTTGAATATGTGCGAACTGGCATGGAAGCAGGTCTTGATATCGATGCATTTGCACCTAGACTTTCTTTTTTCTGGGCAATTGGAATGAACTATTTCATGGAAGTGGCCAAAATGAGAGCCGCACGACTCTTATGGGCAAAGCTTCTAAAGCAATTTAACCCGAAAAGTGAGAAGTCACTAGCACTAAGAACCCACTCCCAAACATCAGGGTGGAGTTTAACAGAGCAAGATCCATTTAATAATGTGGCTAGAACATGCCTTGAAGCACTAGCTGCAACTTTAGGTCATACCCAATCTCTGCACACAAATGCCTTAGATGAAGCGATTGCTTTACCTACAGATTTCTCAGCACGTATTGCCCGAAATACCCAGCTATTTTTGCAAGATGAGACAGGGATTTGTAATGTGCTAGACCCTTGGGGTGGCTCTTATTATGTAGAGTCGTTAACGAAAGAGTTAGCAGAAAAAGCATGGGGTCACATTCAAGAAGTAGAAAAGTTAGGGGGTATGGCAAAGGCGATTGAAACTGGCTTACCGAAAATGCGAATTGAAGAAGCGGCAGCAAGGCGCCAAGCTCATATCGATTCGAAAAAGGAAACGATTATCGGTGTGAATAAATATCGCCTTGATCAAGAAGATCCAATTGAAATTTTAAATATAGATAATAGCGCAGTAAGAGAAGCTCAAATTAAGAGGCTAGAGGAACTAAGAAACAACCGCGATGAAGAGAAGGTGAATGGTGCCCTTCAAGCGATTACGACTGCAGCAGAAACAGGAGAAGGAAACCTACTAGCACTTGCTATAGAAGCAGCCAGGGCCAGAGCAAGCTTAGGAGAAATATCTGACGCCTACGAAAAGGTTGTTGGGAGACATAAGGCGGTGATCCGATCTATTAGTGGAGTATATCGAGCAGAATTTGCTGAAGAAGAACAAATTGATTTAGTTAGAAAAAAGGCAGATGAGTTTGCGGAAAACGAAGGAAGACGACCAAGAATTATGATAACAAAGCTTGGCCAAGATGGTCACGACCGTGGCGCGAAGGTCATTGCAACTGCTTTTGCCGATCTAGGCTTTGATGTTGATATCGGACCTTTATTCCAAACTCCAGAAGAAGCAGCAATTCAAGCTGTAGAAAATGATGTTCATGTTATTGGAATGAGTTCTCTTGCAGCAGGTCATAGAACCCTACTACCTGAAATAGTGAAAGAACTTAAAAAACTTGGACGGGAAGATATCCTAGTAATTATCGGTGGTGTTATCCCTTCTCAAGATTATGAATTTCTATATGAACAAGGTGCTGCAGCAATTTTCGGACCAGGAACAGTTATCCCAGTCGCAGCTCTAAAAGTTTTAGAAAAAATCACCGAACAAATTTAA
- a CDS encoding methylmalonyl-CoA mutase family protein produces MSSEESNENILKEICDYPIPTYSKWKIAVEKSLKGAPFSKLLTKTYEDIVLQPMYQQRDIEHLPFTKTVPGEFPFVRGKAHTGEEKSWLVAQEMNHPLCETLNEWLKNDLQKGVNAINIVINENLKVGADTSNVNTVGAAIYSLEDVETIFKDIDVTNLPFMMQCGANVSIVSLFASFFKKNNLPLTKLKGCIGVDPLAMLIKEGSLPNDMDCYLDQMAEIIRWKDENGLELKTIFIDGSPYHNSGANGVQELAFMVATAVYYIRELQNRGLTIDQIAPSICFSMSIGSNLFMELSKVRSTRLLWSNIIDAFGGNKESQQLTVHARTSQWTKTVYDPYVNMLRSTVEAFTAAVSGVDSLHVSSFDEAFTLPNDFSRRTARNIHFIIQEEALITKTMDPAGGSWYVEHLTNEIADKSWELFQQIEGSGGMFEAINKGIPQQQVKETSAKKKVDIEKRKLIFVGSTMYPNSDESYKKLNDESLKKVVIERIQSVKEKKAVQIAVRHDTLMSDLIDAWETGASVDEIIGSLGNSNAITVERLEEYRATEAFELLRQLSDEKKREKRPFNVFLTSIGALSHHKQRSDFIASFFETGGFTIIKNNGFVTNEDAIKATISTEAKIAVICGKNESYAEQALQIITEVKRERPDIRLFIAGKQEAELEKQLLDSGLDGFIHVGTNCYQLLKELQGEKEGMVNE; encoded by the coding sequence ATGAGTTCCGAGGAAAGCAATGAAAATATACTTAAAGAAATATGTGATTATCCAATCCCCACTTATTCTAAATGGAAAATAGCTGTTGAAAAATCGTTAAAAGGTGCTCCTTTTTCAAAGCTCTTAACCAAAACATATGAAGACATTGTTCTCCAACCGATGTATCAACAGAGGGATATCGAACATTTGCCGTTTACAAAGACGGTGCCAGGTGAGTTTCCTTTTGTGAGAGGAAAAGCTCATACAGGAGAGGAAAAGAGTTGGTTAGTCGCTCAAGAGATGAATCACCCTCTTTGCGAAACATTAAACGAATGGTTAAAAAATGACTTACAAAAAGGTGTAAATGCAATAAACATCGTAATAAATGAAAATCTAAAAGTAGGTGCAGACACTAGTAACGTAAATACAGTAGGGGCCGCAATCTATTCTTTAGAAGATGTTGAAACAATTTTTAAAGATATTGATGTAACTAATCTTCCTTTTATGATGCAGTGTGGTGCGAATGTATCGATCGTTAGTTTATTCGCATCATTTTTCAAGAAAAATAATCTTCCGCTTACAAAATTAAAAGGCTGTATCGGCGTTGATCCATTAGCGATGTTAATAAAGGAAGGCTCATTACCAAACGATATGGATTGTTACTTAGATCAAATGGCTGAAATCATAAGATGGAAAGATGAAAATGGTCTAGAATTGAAAACGATTTTTATCGATGGAAGTCCTTATCATAATAGTGGAGCAAATGGGGTACAAGAGCTTGCATTTATGGTAGCAACGGCTGTTTATTATATCCGTGAACTACAAAATCGTGGATTAACCATTGATCAAATTGCTCCATCTATTTGTTTCTCAATGTCAATTGGATCAAACCTTTTTATGGAGCTTTCAAAGGTCCGTAGTACAAGATTGCTATGGTCGAATATTATCGATGCTTTTGGTGGCAATAAAGAAAGTCAACAGTTAACTGTTCATGCAAGAACTTCACAATGGACGAAAACTGTCTATGATCCGTATGTCAATATGCTACGTTCAACAGTAGAAGCATTCACAGCTGCAGTTAGTGGTGTTGATAGCTTACATGTGAGTTCTTTTGACGAAGCATTTACATTACCTAATGATTTCTCTAGAAGAACAGCTAGAAATATTCATTTTATTATCCAAGAAGAAGCACTTATAACTAAAACGATGGATCCAGCAGGTGGTTCTTGGTATGTTGAACATCTGACAAATGAAATTGCTGATAAGAGCTGGGAACTATTTCAACAAATTGAAGGATCGGGTGGTATGTTTGAGGCGATCAATAAAGGGATCCCACAACAGCAAGTAAAAGAAACATCGGCGAAGAAAAAAGTAGACATCGAAAAGCGTAAACTCATCTTTGTTGGATCAACCATGTATCCAAATAGTGATGAGTCCTATAAAAAGTTGAATGATGAGTCATTAAAGAAAGTTGTTATAGAACGAATTCAATCAGTGAAAGAGAAAAAAGCGGTTCAGATTGCTGTTCGTCACGACACCTTAATGAGTGACCTAATCGACGCGTGGGAAACAGGTGCTTCAGTAGACGAGATTATTGGATCCTTAGGAAACAGTAATGCTATCACCGTTGAAAGGCTAGAAGAATATCGGGCAACAGAAGCATTTGAATTACTCCGTCAACTAAGTGATGAGAAGAAACGGGAAAAAAGACCATTCAACGTATTTTTAACAAGTATTGGCGCTCTTTCACATCATAAACAACGCTCTGATTTTATTGCTAGTTTCTTTGAAACGGGTGGATTTACGATTATCAAAAACAATGGATTCGTAACGAATGAAGATGCAATAAAAGCGACAATTAGTACTGAAGCAAAGATTGCTGTTATCTGTGGAAAAAATGAAAGCTATGCAGAACAAGCGTTACAAATCATTACAGAAGTAAAGCGTGAGCGACCTGATATTCGCTTATTTATAGCCGGGAAGCAAGAGGCAGAGCTTGAGAAACAATTATTAGACTCAGGGTTGGATGGCTTTATTCACGTTGGCACAAATTGCTATCAATTGTTAAAAGAACTACAAGGTGAAAAGGAGGGTATGGTTAATGAATAA
- a CDS encoding acyl-CoA carboxylase subunit beta produces the protein MDMFDKIEEMEERRWTVKNGGGDTRIEAQHNRGKKTARERIDLLVDEGTFVEINPFIENRGLALTSGNSDAPGEGVVTGYGKVDGRIVFIFSQDFTVFGGALGEMHATKIAKIMDLAAENGAPIIGLNDSGGARIQEGVLSLDGYGHIFYRNSIFSGVIPQISVIMGPCAGGAVYSPAITDFVFMVEKTSQMFITGPKVIKSVTGADIDTEDLGGAKVHSTVSGNAHFTAPTEEEVLEEVRRLISFLPQNNEEKAPQKRPEVEKPIDERIDELIDIVPIDGTKVYDVRKVIAAIIDDRNFMEVQPSFAKNIVVGFARLNGETVGIVANQPKFMAGGLDINSSDKCSRFIRFCDCFNIPLITFEDVSGFIPGINQEHGGIIRHGAKILYAYSEATVPRITVITRKAFGGAYVALNSKAIGADLVFAWPNSEVAVMGPEGAANIIFAKEIAESENPEATRQAKIQEYRDKFANPYVAASNGMIDDVIDPRDTRKCLISALEMLRNKKKKLPKKKHGNIPL, from the coding sequence ATGGATATGTTTGACAAAATTGAAGAAATGGAAGAACGACGTTGGACAGTAAAGAACGGTGGTGGTGACACGAGAATTGAGGCTCAACACAATCGCGGTAAAAAAACTGCCCGGGAAAGAATTGATCTACTTGTTGATGAAGGGACATTTGTTGAAATTAATCCCTTTATTGAAAATAGAGGATTAGCCCTAACATCAGGAAATTCCGACGCCCCTGGTGAAGGGGTAGTCACAGGGTATGGTAAAGTCGATGGTCGGATCGTCTTTATCTTTTCACAAGATTTCACAGTATTTGGTGGAGCTTTAGGAGAAATGCATGCAACAAAAATTGCAAAAATCATGGACTTAGCCGCTGAAAATGGTGCGCCAATTATTGGTTTAAATGACTCAGGTGGTGCAAGGATTCAAGAGGGGGTTCTCTCTTTAGACGGTTATGGTCATATTTTTTATAGAAATTCGATTTTCTCAGGAGTTATTCCACAAATTTCTGTTATTATGGGGCCTTGTGCAGGAGGAGCTGTTTATTCACCTGCAATTACAGATTTTGTTTTCATGGTCGAAAAAACAAGTCAAATGTTTATTACAGGGCCAAAAGTTATTAAAAGTGTAACAGGCGCAGACATAGACACTGAAGATTTAGGTGGGGCAAAAGTTCATTCAACGGTAAGTGGGAATGCTCACTTTACGGCACCTACAGAAGAAGAAGTGTTAGAAGAAGTTAGAAGGTTAATTAGTTTTTTACCGCAAAACAACGAAGAAAAAGCACCACAAAAACGACCAGAAGTAGAAAAGCCAATTGACGAACGTATTGATGAGTTAATTGATATTGTGCCTATTGATGGTACAAAGGTGTATGATGTTCGAAAAGTAATTGCTGCAATTATCGACGATCGAAATTTTATGGAGGTTCAACCTTCTTTTGCAAAAAATATCGTTGTTGGATTTGCTAGACTTAATGGAGAAACGGTAGGAATTGTAGCAAATCAACCAAAGTTTATGGCTGGTGGCCTTGATATTAATTCCTCAGATAAATGCTCAAGATTTATTCGTTTCTGTGATTGCTTTAACATTCCATTAATTACGTTTGAAGATGTAAGCGGTTTTATCCCTGGAATTAATCAAGAGCATGGTGGCATTATTCGCCACGGTGCAAAAATTTTGTACGCATACTCAGAAGCTACAGTTCCGAGAATTACCGTTATTACAAGAAAAGCATTCGGCGGAGCGTATGTTGCATTAAATAGTAAAGCGATAGGAGCAGATTTAGTATTTGCATGGCCAAACTCCGAAGTTGCAGTAATGGGCCCTGAGGGAGCGGCAAATATCATATTTGCAAAGGAAATTGCAGAAAGTGAAAATCCAGAAGCAACTAGGCAAGCAAAAATACAAGAGTATCGTGATAAATTTGCCAACCCTTATGTTGCTGCATCTAACGGAATGATTGATGATGTGATTGATCCTCGAGATACAAGAAAATGTTTAATTAGTGCCCTTGAAATGTTGAGAAATAAAAAGAAGAAACTACCAAAGAAAAAACATGGAAATATCCCACTATAA